A stretch of Pseudomonas sp. CCC3.1 DNA encodes these proteins:
- a CDS encoding ABC transporter ATP-binding protein, which produces MSELDAITVPPKRPWAFVWHYIRQNPGWYWAIAVLQIGAAMSATLMPYAIGRITGAVSDGLWDHADVLRASLPALGLLFGLAVAQMVFARGATFCMIMVRPQQKVQITRDLFAYLQQHSPRYFGEHFAGSLAQRISEGSIGLLDATWVLIVEMLPILVVLATSLVLLTLASPWLGLGLLVWVVSYSLLAYVLSRKAQVLANNHAKTRSVTTGKIVDAVSNLSSIRLFARQDFELGYLSRYQSTEKQAAQRSFFYQEKIRLLQDSLSIVLRVGLVALALYLWHAGKISVGELVMVATLGLMIVAQCSFLSMQFMHFFEFIGNIENSINTLLQPHEMPDRKGAQPALIDKGSIHFRDVNFSYNPGKPIFKQFNLHILAGQRVGIVGLSGSGKSTLLNLLLRAYDPQGGTIEVDGINVLDMTQQSLHEHIALIPQEPGLFHRSLRENIGYGDVHASDTQITQAAQRAHAHDFILQMPEGYDALIGERGVKLSGGQRQRIAIARALLKNAPILVLDEATASLDSETESLIQNSLDDIMADKTVLVVAHRLSTLAHLDRIVVLDKGIIVEDGSHQQLLEREGLYYRLWQHQSDGLLSDSDAPTLSTS; this is translated from the coding sequence ATGTCTGAGTTAGACGCTATTACGGTTCCACCTAAACGACCCTGGGCCTTTGTGTGGCACTACATCCGCCAGAACCCGGGATGGTATTGGGCAATCGCCGTGCTGCAAATCGGCGCCGCGATGAGCGCCACCCTGATGCCGTATGCCATCGGCCGTATCACCGGCGCCGTCAGTGATGGCCTGTGGGATCACGCGGATGTGCTCCGGGCGAGCCTCCCGGCGCTGGGCCTGCTGTTTGGCCTGGCAGTGGCGCAAATGGTGTTCGCCCGTGGCGCAACCTTCTGCATGATCATGGTCCGCCCGCAACAGAAGGTGCAGATCACCCGTGATCTGTTTGCCTACCTGCAACAGCATTCACCGCGCTATTTCGGCGAGCATTTTGCCGGGAGTCTGGCGCAGCGCATCAGTGAGGGCAGCATCGGCTTGCTGGATGCCACCTGGGTGCTGATCGTCGAAATGCTACCGATTCTCGTGGTGCTGGCGACGAGCCTGGTCTTGCTGACACTCGCCTCGCCCTGGCTAGGGCTGGGCTTGCTGGTGTGGGTGGTGAGCTATTCGCTGCTGGCGTATGTGCTGTCACGCAAGGCTCAGGTGCTGGCCAATAATCACGCCAAAACCCGCAGTGTGACCACCGGCAAAATAGTCGATGCCGTGAGTAACCTCAGCAGCATTCGGCTGTTCGCCCGCCAAGACTTTGAACTCGGCTATTTGAGCCGCTACCAGTCCACCGAAAAGCAGGCGGCGCAGCGTTCGTTCTTCTATCAGGAGAAAATCCGCCTGTTGCAAGACAGCCTGTCAATCGTGCTGCGCGTTGGCCTGGTCGCACTGGCACTGTATTTGTGGCACGCAGGCAAAATCAGTGTCGGCGAGTTGGTGATGGTTGCCACTCTGGGCCTGATGATCGTGGCCCAGTGCAGCTTTCTGAGCATGCAGTTCATGCATTTTTTCGAATTCATCGGCAACATCGAAAACAGCATCAACACCCTGCTGCAACCCCACGAAATGCCAGATCGCAAAGGTGCCCAGCCTGCACTTATCGACAAGGGCTCAATCCACTTTCGCGATGTGAATTTCAGCTACAACCCCGGAAAACCCATCTTCAAACAGTTCAATCTGCATATTCTGGCCGGGCAACGGGTGGGGATTGTCGGTCTGTCGGGGTCAGGCAAATCGACCTTGCTCAACCTGCTTTTGCGCGCCTACGACCCGCAAGGCGGAACCATTGAGGTCGACGGCATTAACGTGCTGGACATGACCCAGCAATCGTTGCACGAACATATTGCTTTAATCCCCCAGGAGCCTGGCCTGTTCCACCGTTCATTGCGCGAGAACATTGGCTACGGCGACGTGCACGCCAGTGATACGCAAATCACCCAAGCGGCACAACGGGCCCACGCCCATGACTTTATCCTGCAAATGCCCGAAGGCTACGACGCCTTGATTGGCGAGCGCGGGGTCAAGCTATCGGGGGGCCAGCGCCAACGCATTGCCATTGCACGAGCCTTGCTCAAGAACGCACCGATTCTGGTGCTGGACGAAGCCACAGCCAGCCTCGATTCAGAGACTGAAAGCCTGATTCAAAACAGCCTCGACGACATCATGGCGGACAAAACCGTATTGGTTGTGGCACATCGACTGTCTACCCTCGCCCATCTGGACCGAATAGTCGTGCTGGATAAAGGCATCATTGTTGAAGATGGCAGTCATCAACAATTACTTGAACGTGAAGGCCTGTATTACCGACTGTGGCAACACCAGTCGGACGGTTTGTTAAGTGATAGCGACGCGCCAACGTTATCCACGTCTTAA
- a CDS encoding HAMP domain-containing sensor histidine kinase gives MSLPNPSKGWRSSSSRLLALYSFLFVAWSCILMGVLYYEVSDYLGNLAKHSLMQRQHLFARFHGEQLDDALATSMTFDMRAVDAYGLFDSQQQHISGPIRSIPSDLPLDGQIHELATCIASDDPDLPQDSCDAVATQTQDGRWLVLVRDNGSLFAVTRIILHALVWGLSLTIIPGIAGWHLLRRRPLQRIRAIQVSAEAIVAGDLTYRLPLSNRRDELDMLAAIVNAMLDRIERLMHEVKGVCDNIAHDLRTPLTRLRAQLYRIQQQAVEGSPEALQLDEVIGETDTLMARFRGLLRISELEDHQRRSGFLQLEPLALLQELYDFYLPLAEEGQVTLILDTPPTLPSLTGDRALLFEALANLLSNSIKFTPAGGEVILRATDDEGSPRIEVLDTGPGIPEAERKAVFQRFYRSDDKHAGFGLGLSIVAAIVNLHGFGLEVGSREGGGAKLTLHCRQSLINVG, from the coding sequence ATGTCATTGCCGAACCCCTCTAAGGGCTGGCGTTCTTCCAGCAGCCGGCTGCTGGCGCTGTACAGCTTTTTGTTCGTGGCCTGGAGCTGCATCCTCATGGGGGTGCTGTATTACGAGGTGTCGGACTACCTGGGTAACCTGGCCAAACACTCGCTGATGCAGCGCCAACATCTGTTTGCGCGCTTTCATGGCGAGCAACTGGATGATGCGCTCGCCACCAGCATGACATTCGATATGCGCGCAGTTGATGCCTATGGACTGTTTGATTCGCAACAACAGCACATCAGCGGCCCGATTCGCAGCATCCCCTCCGACCTGCCGCTGGATGGCCAGATTCACGAGTTGGCCACTTGCATCGCTTCCGACGACCCCGACCTGCCACAAGACAGCTGCGACGCGGTGGCCACCCAGACTCAAGATGGGCGCTGGCTGGTGCTGGTGCGTGATAACGGCTCGCTGTTCGCCGTGACGCGGATCATCCTGCATGCGCTGGTGTGGGGCTTGTCACTGACCATCATCCCAGGCATTGCTGGCTGGCACTTGCTGCGCCGCCGACCGCTGCAACGTATCCGGGCGATTCAGGTCAGCGCCGAGGCGATTGTCGCTGGCGACCTGACCTACCGCTTGCCGCTGTCCAACCGGCGTGACGAACTGGACATGCTGGCCGCCATCGTCAACGCCATGCTCGACCGGATTGAGCGGCTGATGCATGAGGTCAAAGGCGTGTGTGACAACATCGCCCACGACCTGCGAACCCCGCTCACCCGCTTGCGAGCGCAGTTGTACCGGATTCAGCAACAAGCGGTAGAAGGCTCACCTGAAGCGCTGCAACTGGATGAAGTGATCGGCGAAACCGATACCCTGATGGCCCGCTTTCGCGGGTTATTGCGCATTTCCGAGCTGGAAGATCACCAGCGGCGTTCGGGTTTCCTGCAACTCGAACCATTGGCCTTGCTTCAGGAACTGTACGATTTTTACCTGCCACTGGCTGAGGAGGGACAGGTCACGTTGATTTTGGACACCCCGCCAACACTTCCCAGTCTTACGGGTGACCGCGCGTTGTTGTTTGAAGCACTGGCCAACCTGCTGAGCAATTCGATCAAGTTCACCCCGGCGGGCGGCGAAGTGATTTTGCGGGCGACCGATGACGAAGGCAGCCCCCGCATTGAAGTGCTCGACACCGGCCCCGGCATTCCCGAGGCCGAGCGCAAAGCCGTGTTCCAGCGCTTTTACCGCAGCGACGACAAGCACGCAGGCTTTGGCCTTGGCCTGTCCATCGTGGCGGCCATCGTCAACCTGCATGGCTTTGGCCTTGAAGTTGGCAGCCGTGAAGGCGGCGGCGCGAAACTGACGCTGCACTGCCGCCAAAGCCTGATCAACGTGGGGTAA
- a CDS encoding response regulator transcription factor — MTRILTIEDDAVTAKEIVAELSSHGLEVDWVANGREGLVRAVSGDYDLITLDRMLPELDGLAIVTTLRTIGVSTPILMISALSDVDERVRGLRAGGDDYLTKPFASDEMAARVEVLLRRKSPVDKHETSLRVADLELNLITREASRAEQQLSLLPTEYKLLEFLMRNTGQILSRMMIFEEVWGYHFDPGTNLIDVHIGRLRKKIDPQGLVPLIRTVRGSGYVIAEPL; from the coding sequence ATGACCCGCATTTTGACCATCGAAGATGATGCCGTAACAGCGAAAGAGATCGTGGCTGAATTGAGCAGCCACGGGTTGGAGGTTGACTGGGTCGCCAATGGCCGTGAAGGCCTGGTGCGCGCCGTGAGCGGCGACTATGACCTGATTACCCTCGACCGGATGCTTCCGGAGCTGGATGGGCTGGCCATTGTAACCACCCTGCGCACCATTGGTGTGAGCACGCCGATTTTGATGATCAGCGCGCTGTCTGACGTGGACGAGCGCGTACGCGGCCTGCGGGCCGGTGGCGATGATTACCTGACCAAACCTTTTGCCAGCGACGAAATGGCCGCCCGGGTTGAAGTCTTGCTGCGGCGCAAAAGCCCGGTCGACAAGCACGAAACTTCGTTGCGCGTGGCCGACCTTGAGCTGAATCTGATCACCCGCGAAGCCAGTCGCGCCGAGCAGCAACTGAGCCTGCTGCCCACCGAATACAAGCTGCTGGAATTCCTGATGCGCAACACCGGGCAAATCCTCTCGCGGATGATGATCTTCGAAGAAGTCTGGGGCTATCACTTCGACCCGGGCACCAACCTGATCGACGTGCACATCGGGCGCCTGCGCAAGAAAATCGACCCACAAGGCCTGGTGCCGCTTATTCGCACTGTTCGAGGCTCGGGTTATGTCATTGCCGAACCCCTCTAA
- a CDS encoding MATE family efflux transporter codes for MQTPSQRPLWKIYLVFLAPMVLSNFLQSFSGTLNGIYVGQLLGTQALAAVSGMFPIIFFFIALVIGLGAGASVLIGQAWGARETAMVKQITGATLTLGALIGLAAAVLGSVFARPALQALGTPVDVLDEAVGYARMMMLIMPSLLVFILFTQLLRGVSDTVSPLLALMVSTAVGLVLTPALILGWAGLPKMGIQSAALAGLVSNVLAMLFLVLRLRHKKHVMAPDRALWRALRLNREILGKVLRIGLPTGLQMVVLSLSELVILALVNSHGSEATAAYGAVTQIVNYVQFPALSIAITASILGAQAIGAGRPERIGSILRTGLLINLCLTGFLVVLGYVLSDWLLGLFITDVQAHARAEHLLHIMLWSVLVFGFQAAISGVMRASGVVLVPMGITVFCVLCIELPVAYALNAHFGLEGVWMAFPVTYIAMLLMQTAYYRLVWRHKPIQRLV; via the coding sequence ATGCAAACCCCCTCACAACGGCCGCTGTGGAAGATCTATCTGGTCTTTCTCGCGCCGATGGTGCTGTCCAATTTCTTGCAGAGCTTTTCCGGCACCCTTAACGGAATCTACGTCGGGCAACTGCTGGGGACTCAAGCGCTGGCAGCGGTGTCGGGGATGTTTCCGATTATTTTCTTTTTTATCGCCCTGGTCATCGGCCTTGGCGCGGGTGCTTCGGTGCTGATTGGTCAGGCATGGGGCGCGCGGGAAACGGCGATGGTCAAGCAGATCACCGGCGCCACGCTGACCTTGGGGGCCTTGATCGGGCTGGCGGCAGCGGTGCTGGGCAGCGTGTTTGCGCGTCCGGCGTTGCAGGCGCTGGGAACCCCGGTTGACGTCCTGGACGAGGCCGTGGGGTATGCTCGGATGATGATGCTGATCATGCCGTCGTTGCTGGTGTTTATCCTGTTTACCCAGTTGTTGCGGGGGGTGAGTGACACGGTGTCGCCGTTGCTGGCGCTGATGGTCTCGACCGCCGTGGGCCTGGTACTGACCCCGGCATTGATTCTCGGTTGGGCAGGACTGCCGAAAATGGGCATCCAGAGTGCCGCGCTGGCAGGTCTTGTGAGTAACGTGTTGGCCATGCTGTTTCTGGTACTGCGCCTGCGTCATAAAAAACATGTCATGGCGCCTGATCGAGCATTGTGGCGGGCGTTGCGCCTGAACCGGGAAATCCTCGGCAAGGTATTGCGCATCGGTCTGCCGACCGGCTTGCAGATGGTGGTGTTATCGCTGTCGGAGCTGGTGATTCTGGCCCTGGTGAACAGCCATGGCTCCGAGGCCACGGCGGCCTATGGTGCGGTGACGCAAATCGTCAATTACGTGCAGTTCCCGGCGCTGTCGATTGCCATCACCGCGTCGATCCTCGGCGCCCAAGCCATTGGTGCCGGGCGTCCTGAGCGCATCGGTTCGATCTTGCGCACCGGGTTGTTGATCAACCTGTGCCTGACCGGGTTCTTGGTGGTGCTCGGCTACGTGTTGTCCGACTGGTTACTGGGGCTGTTCATCACTGACGTACAGGCGCATGCACGGGCAGAACACCTGCTGCACATCATGCTCTGGAGTGTTCTGGTGTTTGGCTTTCAGGCTGCGATCAGCGGGGTCATGCGCGCCAGCGGCGTGGTGCTGGTGCCGATGGGCATTACGGTATTCTGCGTGCTGTGCATTGAACTGCCGGTGGCCTATGCGCTGAATGCGCACTTCGGCCTGGAAGGCGTGTGGATGGCGTTCCCGGTGACCTATATCGCGATGCTGCTGATGCAGACTGCGTATTACCGGCTGGTCTGGCGGCACAAACCGATTCAACGATTGGTGTAG
- a CDS encoding SDR family NAD(P)-dependent oxidoreductase, whose amino-acid sequence MFNAIDRGRVALVSGVGSEHGIGMAIARRLGEAGVKLIITASSARIAARVAELRAEGVEVEGRVADLTDEQQVRELGQWAEAVWGRIDILVNNAGMAMQGSPEPFAALANMDLHTWNLSLARNLTTAFLLTRAVLPGMQARGYGRIVNISSTTGTRGSNPGEAAYSAAKAGMLGMNMGLALEVAKHGITVNSVAPGWVATGSSTPEEAVAARYVPIGRAGDPREVASAVAFLASSEASYITGEVLVVDGGNCLVENKAP is encoded by the coding sequence ATGTTCAACGCGATAGACCGAGGCCGCGTGGCACTCGTCAGTGGAGTCGGCAGCGAGCACGGCATCGGTATGGCCATTGCCCGCAGGCTGGGTGAGGCGGGTGTCAAGTTGATCATCACCGCGAGCAGTGCGCGCATCGCTGCACGGGTCGCTGAACTGCGTGCTGAAGGGGTTGAGGTCGAGGGCCGTGTGGCGGACCTGACCGATGAACAGCAGGTTCGCGAGTTGGGTCAGTGGGCCGAAGCCGTGTGGGGGCGAATCGACATTCTGGTGAACAACGCTGGCATGGCCATGCAAGGCAGTCCGGAGCCCTTTGCGGCATTGGCAAACATGGATCTGCACACCTGGAACCTGTCACTGGCGCGCAACCTGACCACCGCCTTTTTGCTCACGCGAGCAGTGCTGCCCGGCATGCAGGCGCGTGGCTACGGGCGCATCGTCAATATCAGTTCGACCACCGGTACGCGTGGCAGCAACCCCGGGGAAGCGGCTTATAGCGCGGCCAAGGCCGGCATGCTGGGTATGAACATGGGGCTGGCGCTCGAAGTGGCGAAACACGGGATCACTGTCAACAGCGTTGCTCCCGGCTGGGTTGCGACGGGTTCCAGCACGCCCGAAGAGGCCGTAGCCGCCCGTTATGTGCCAATAGGCCGAGCAGGCGACCCGCGTGAAGTCGCCAGCGCGGTGGCCTTTTTGGCGTCATCCGAGGCCAGTTACATCACCGGCGAAGTGTTGGTGGTGGACGGCGGCAATTGTCTGGTCGAGAACAAGGCACCTTAG
- a CDS encoding aspartate aminotransferase family protein — protein sequence MSSSGISESAVASFAANERERFIQSNPKSIALAERAQANLYNGVPMHWMSDWSMPTPLFVQHAQGARFTDVDGHEYTDFCLGDTGSMFGHSPAPIARAISEQASKGLTTMLPGEDAVVCGELLAERFGLPFWQVTATATDANRYVVRWARAITQRNTLLVFDGCYHGTVDDVMVRNREGATVHRSGLVGQAYDLTQYSRSIPFNDIEALKAALAQGDVCALLCEPAMTNIGMVLPEPGFMQKCRELTRQYASLLIIDETHTISTGIGGCTRLWDLQPDFFVVGKPIAGGVPCAVFGFTEHVATGMRAVQQKNSEQSTGHGHSGMGTTLSANALAMHCMRANLQEVMTEQAYQHILPLAAQLAEGLRQVFKRHGLHWSVTELGARCEFQFCATPPKTGAQAEAAFHDSLQMALHLYLINRGILITPFHNMTLCCPQTSTADVERLISELDQALSVLLALPGARVEFPEHSQGA from the coding sequence ATGTCGAGCAGTGGAATCAGCGAGTCAGCGGTGGCGTCATTCGCAGCCAATGAGCGTGAGCGCTTTATCCAGAGCAATCCCAAGTCGATTGCGCTGGCGGAGCGTGCCCAGGCCAATCTGTACAACGGCGTGCCCATGCACTGGATGAGCGACTGGTCCATGCCCACGCCGCTCTTTGTGCAACACGCTCAGGGCGCGCGCTTTACCGACGTCGATGGTCATGAGTACACCGACTTTTGCCTGGGCGACACCGGCAGCATGTTCGGCCATTCACCCGCCCCCATCGCCCGTGCCATCAGCGAACAGGCGAGCAAAGGCCTGACCACCATGTTGCCGGGGGAAGATGCTGTGGTCTGCGGCGAGCTGCTGGCCGAGCGCTTCGGCTTGCCGTTTTGGCAAGTCACCGCCACCGCCACTGACGCCAATCGTTACGTTGTGCGCTGGGCGCGGGCGATCACCCAGCGCAACACCTTGTTGGTGTTTGATGGCTGCTACCACGGCACGGTCGATGACGTGATGGTGCGCAATCGCGAGGGCGCCACCGTGCATCGCTCAGGCTTGGTTGGCCAGGCCTATGACTTGACGCAGTACAGCCGCTCCATCCCGTTCAACGACATTGAAGCGCTCAAGGCCGCTCTGGCTCAGGGTGATGTGTGTGCACTGCTGTGCGAGCCCGCCATGACCAATATCGGCATGGTCTTGCCCGAGCCAGGCTTTATGCAAAAATGCCGCGAACTGACGCGCCAATACGCCAGCCTGCTGATCATCGACGAAACCCACACCATCTCCACCGGCATCGGCGGTTGCACCCGCCTGTGGGACTTGCAGCCGGATTTCTTTGTGGTCGGCAAACCCATCGCAGGCGGTGTTCCGTGTGCGGTGTTCGGCTTTACCGAGCACGTGGCCACAGGCATGCGAGCTGTGCAGCAAAAAAACAGCGAGCAGAGCACTGGCCATGGCCACAGCGGCATGGGCACGACCTTGTCGGCCAACGCACTGGCGATGCATTGCATGCGCGCCAACCTGCAAGAAGTCATGACTGAACAGGCTTACCAGCACATCTTGCCGCTGGCGGCTCAATTGGCCGAAGGGCTGCGACAGGTGTTCAAGCGGCACGGGTTGCACTGGTCGGTGACTGAGCTGGGGGCACGCTGCGAGTTTCAATTCTGCGCCACGCCGCCCAAGACCGGCGCACAAGCCGAGGCCGCTTTCCATGACAGCCTGCAAATGGCCTTGCACCTGTATCTGATCAACCGCGGGATCCTGATCACGCCGTTCCACAACATGACCCTGTGCTGCCCACAGACCAGCACCGCCGATGTCGAGCGGCTGATCAGCGAACTGGATCAGGCACTCAGCGTCTTGCTCGCACTACCTGGCGCGCGCGTCGAATTCCCAGAGCACTCCCAAGGCGCTTGA
- a CDS encoding acyl-CoA dehydrogenase family protein, which yields MSQNPLSVGTDYETLANRFRPLFRQIAAGTVEREQARELPFEPIRWLKEAGLGAVRVPVAFGGAGASISQLFQLLIELAEADSNIVQSLRGHFAFVEDRLNAPSSPTRDAWFARFVAGDLVGNGWTEVGAVKLGEVITKVRPQGADFVLNGAKYYSTGSIFADWVDVYAQRSDNGADVIAIVDARHAGVTHSDDWDGFGQRTTGSGTSVYIDVPLSAEQVIPFETRFKYQTAFYQLVLLAVLAGIGRAVERDVAQEVRDRKRVFSHGTADTTRGDAQIQQVVGQISAQVYAAEAATLRSAEPLQRAYVARFSDDAEAERHANIDAEIETSKAQIVVSELILRATSDLFNALGASGVSVNKSLDRHWRNARTAASHNPWIYKARIVGDWTLNGTEPLYVWQIGNSVKTG from the coding sequence ATGAGCCAAAACCCTCTGTCCGTCGGCACCGACTATGAAACGCTGGCCAATCGATTCCGCCCGCTGTTCCGGCAAATCGCCGCCGGTACGGTTGAGCGCGAACAGGCCCGCGAACTGCCCTTCGAGCCAATCCGCTGGCTGAAAGAAGCAGGTTTGGGCGCCGTCCGGGTACCGGTGGCATTCGGCGGCGCAGGTGCTTCGATCAGCCAGCTGTTTCAATTGCTGATCGAACTGGCCGAGGCCGACTCCAATATCGTGCAATCGCTGCGCGGCCATTTTGCTTTTGTCGAAGACCGCCTCAACGCCCCTTCCAGTCCGACGCGGGATGCCTGGTTCGCACGCTTCGTGGCCGGAGACCTGGTGGGTAACGGCTGGACCGAAGTCGGCGCAGTCAAACTCGGAGAAGTCATCACTAAAGTACGGCCGCAAGGCGCGGACTTTGTGCTCAACGGCGCCAAGTACTACAGCACCGGCAGCATTTTTGCCGACTGGGTCGATGTCTACGCCCAGCGCTCGGACAACGGCGCCGATGTGATCGCCATCGTCGACGCTCGCCACGCTGGCGTCACCCACAGCGATGACTGGGACGGCTTTGGCCAGCGCACCACCGGCAGCGGCACTTCGGTGTATATCGATGTACCGCTGAGTGCCGAACAGGTCATCCCGTTCGAAACCCGCTTCAAATACCAGACCGCCTTTTACCAGTTGGTGTTGCTGGCCGTTCTGGCCGGGATTGGCCGTGCGGTGGAGCGTGATGTGGCGCAGGAAGTCCGTGATCGCAAGCGCGTGTTTAGCCATGGCACGGCCGACACCACGCGCGGTGATGCGCAAATACAACAAGTGGTCGGGCAAATATCGGCACAGGTATATGCCGCCGAGGCCGCGACCTTGCGTTCGGCCGAGCCCCTGCAGCGCGCGTATGTCGCGCGTTTCAGTGACGATGCCGAAGCCGAACGCCACGCCAATATCGATGCCGAAATCGAGACATCAAAGGCTCAGATCGTGGTCTCGGAGTTGATCCTGCGTGCCACCAGCGACCTGTTCAACGCGCTCGGCGCTTCGGGCGTGAGCGTCAACAAGTCCCTCGACCGCCACTGGCGCAACGCCCGCACAGCTGCGTCGCATAACCCATGGATCTACAAAGCCCGGATTGTCGGGGACTGGACCCTCAACGGCACCGAACCCCTGTACGTGTGGCAAATCGGTAATAGCGTCAAAACGGGTTAA